TCCGGCGCTTGATACGCTCAAACAAGCGTACCTGCTCGTGACGCAAGCATTCTTGAGTGCGATCGATCAAGCCGACGTCGACGAACGCACCAAGCGCCGAGCGAAATTTTTCGCAAAACAGTTTTGCGACATGATGAGCCCCTCGAACATGGCGTTCCTCAACCCTGACGTGATCGAGGAGACGCTACGCTCGGGCGGCGAGAATCTGGTCCGGGGCTGGAAGAACGCCGCGGCAGACCTCACCAACAATGAGGGCCGCGTTGCGCTCGTCGATACCGAAGCGTTCGAGGTCGGCAAGAACGTCGGCACGACGAAGGGCAAGGTCGTTTTTCGCAATGACATGATGGAGTTGATCCAATACGACGCGACGACCGAGACGGTTCACGAGCGTCCGCTCATCATCGCTCCGCCGTGGATCAACAAGTTCTACATCCTGGACTTGCAGCAGAAGAACAGCTTCGTCGGGCATGCCACGAACGCGGGCTTCCAAACTTTCGTCATCTCATGGCGCAATCCGGACGCTTCGATGGCCAACGTGACGATGCGCGATTACGTCTTGCGCGGGGGACTTGAAGCCGCACGCGTTGCGGGCGAAATCGCCGGCACCCGCGATGTTACGATGAACGGTTACTGCCTCGGCGGCACGCTGCTGTCGATGCTGCTTGCGTACATGGCTGCGAAGCCTGCCTCGAAGGACGATCCCAAGATCACCGCCGCAACCTTCATGGCCTCGCTGGTCGATTTCCGCGAGCCCGGCGAGATCGTCAACTTCCTAGGTGAAGACGCGCTCGAATTTATCGAGAAGAAGATGAACGAGCGCGGCTACCTTGAGGGCCGCGAGATGGCGGACACGTTCAACATGCTGCGTTCGAATGATTTGATATGGACGCCGGCCGTGAACCGCTATCTGCTCGGCAAAGACGCGCCGGCCTTCGACCTACTCTATTGGAACAACGACGCGACGCGCATGCCCGCGACGATGCACAGCTATTATCTGCGGCACATGTACATGCAGAACGATCTCATCGTCCCGAACAAGCTCGACATCGACGGTATCGGGATCGACGTGCGAAAGATCGACATCCCGCTCTACATCCTTGCGACGCGCGAAGACCATATCGCCCCGTGGCGCTCGGTCTACGCGCTCACGCAGCTCGCCTCGGGCCCCTCGAAGTTCCGGCTCGCAAACTCCGGACATATCGCCGGCATCGTCAACCCGCCCGGCAACAAGAAAGCGCAATATTGGGCCTCCGAGGCGACGCCGAGCGATCCCGAAACTTGGCGCGAGCACGCCGAGCTGCGCGAAGGTTCGTGGTGGCCGGATTGGTACGAATGGCTT
Above is a genomic segment from Candidatus Baltobacteraceae bacterium containing:
- the phaC gene encoding class I poly(R)-hydroxyalkanoic acid synthase, with the protein product MDPFGVGKATLDVWQAMLKEPDRLAESQARFAKLWIDMWSRNAEHAATGANGEEPVVSPDSGDRRFANPAWSENPALDTLKQAYLLVTQAFLSAIDQADVDERTKRRAKFFAKQFCDMMSPSNMAFLNPDVIEETLRSGGENLVRGWKNAAADLTNNEGRVALVDTEAFEVGKNVGTTKGKVVFRNDMMELIQYDATTETVHERPLIIAPPWINKFYILDLQQKNSFVGHATNAGFQTFVISWRNPDASMANVTMRDYVLRGGLEAARVAGEIAGTRDVTMNGYCLGGTLLSMLLAYMAAKPASKDDPKITAATFMASLVDFREPGEIVNFLGEDALEFIEKKMNERGYLEGREMADTFNMLRSNDLIWTPAVNRYLLGKDAPAFDLLYWNNDATRMPATMHSYYLRHMYMQNDLIVPNKLDIDGIGIDVRKIDIPLYILATREDHIAPWRSVYALTQLASGPSKFRLANSGHIAGIVNPPGNKKAQYWASEATPSDPETWREHAELREGSWWPDWYEWLGAQSGPNAAPPKNTKYPELAAAPGTYVLVK